One genomic window of Paenisporosarcina antarctica includes the following:
- a CDS encoding NUDIX hydrolase produces MFLKKIKNGLNQNQPLFIGEETAMRSAVLIPLVQVNNEWHILFEVRSLTMRHQPGDISFPGGKIDPTDATPLDAAIRETHEEIGIDPSAILVLGQMSAFIPTPSFVIYPFIATIDNHHTYHLNKAEVEKVFTVPVQWLLNHQPYKHMVPVQAQPSHDFPYDKIANGDQYQWKSHAMEEWFYEYKQYTIWGLTARILKHFIDTIK; encoded by the coding sequence ATGTTTTTAAAAAAGATTAAAAATGGGTTAAATCAAAATCAGCCTCTTTTTATAGGCGAAGAAACTGCGATGCGTTCCGCGGTTCTAATTCCGCTTGTTCAAGTAAATAATGAGTGGCATATCCTTTTTGAAGTTCGTTCACTGACAATGAGACATCAACCAGGGGATATTAGTTTTCCAGGTGGAAAAATAGATCCAACAGATGCAACACCGTTGGATGCAGCCATCCGTGAAACCCATGAAGAGATAGGTATTGATCCATCAGCCATCCTTGTTTTGGGACAAATGAGCGCATTTATTCCCACCCCATCATTTGTTATCTACCCATTTATAGCGACCATTGATAATCATCATACTTATCACCTCAACAAAGCAGAAGTGGAAAAAGTATTCACGGTACCGGTCCAGTGGCTGTTAAATCATCAGCCTTATAAGCATATGGTCCCCGTTCAAGCACAGCCATCACACGATTTTCCTTACGATAAAATTGCAAATGGTGATCAGTATCAATGGAAATCACATGCAATGGAGGAATGGTTTTATGAGTATAAGCAGTATACGATCTGGGGATTAACTGCTCGGATTTTAAAACATTTTATTGATACGATCAAATAA
- a CDS encoding TraB/GumN family protein — protein sequence MFFFTACSPLTSTKQDYFKDKALESIVLQEIESEDGNLEEDDFASIKTLDASGSGISDINGIESLTSLNYLDVSGNDIVDLTPLLTLEKLSEVHLGDVYFTGDMDAPVWSVPEKLEEKGVEVNVRERLSFDEHDGPSEGVFYRIQKDNQTVYLLGSIHIGDQSLYPLHNQIEAAFEEADYLAVEIDIADVNEIEVSKTMMEKGMYTDGTVLSSVVSEKVFNEAAGHLSSLGLNEVMLDQFQPWFVSMILSEVALEKTNLTGKDGIDLHFLNRAKEKNIPIISLESVESQIASISSAPKEEQIASLEDMLDTFDIYEEELTQLIRLWRSGNIEVFSQLRQINQGSEQLAMDERDLLMTGQIEEFLNADERETYFIVVGSLHLAGKNSIVDLLENRGYTVEPHAEFRTN from the coding sequence ATGTTTTTTTTCACAGCGTGCTCACCGTTAACGAGCACGAAACAAGATTATTTCAAAGATAAAGCCTTGGAATCTATTGTTCTTCAAGAGATTGAGAGTGAAGATGGAAATTTAGAGGAAGATGATTTTGCATCTATTAAAACATTGGATGCTAGTGGTTCTGGAATCAGTGATATTAACGGAATAGAATCATTAACTTCTCTTAATTACTTAGATGTGTCCGGTAACGATATTGTCGATTTAACACCTTTACTGACGTTGGAAAAATTATCAGAAGTCCATCTAGGTGACGTATATTTCACAGGTGATATGGATGCACCTGTGTGGAGTGTACCGGAAAAACTTGAGGAAAAAGGGGTAGAAGTTAATGTTCGCGAGCGACTATCGTTTGATGAACATGATGGACCTTCAGAAGGTGTTTTTTATCGAATTCAAAAAGATAATCAAACCGTTTATTTACTCGGATCTATTCATATAGGAGATCAAAGCTTGTATCCGCTTCACAATCAGATTGAAGCGGCATTTGAGGAAGCCGATTATTTAGCTGTTGAAATTGATATTGCGGATGTTAATGAAATAGAAGTCTCAAAGACCATGATGGAGAAGGGGATGTATACAGATGGCACAGTCCTTTCTAGCGTGGTCAGTGAAAAGGTTTTTAATGAAGCAGCTGGACATTTGTCTAGTTTAGGCTTGAACGAAGTGATGCTCGATCAATTTCAACCATGGTTTGTATCGATGATTCTCTCTGAAGTCGCTTTAGAAAAAACAAACTTAACTGGAAAAGATGGGATTGACCTTCATTTCCTGAATCGCGCAAAAGAAAAGAATATACCCATTATTAGCCTAGAATCTGTCGAAAGTCAGATTGCATCTATTAGCTCTGCCCCTAAAGAGGAGCAAATCGCCAGTTTAGAAGATATGCTTGACACATTCGATATTTATGAAGAGGAACTAACGCAATTAATTCGTCTTTGGCGTTCTGGCAACATCGAAGTATTTTCTCAATTACGACAGATTAATCAAGGTTCTGAACAGTTAGCGATGGACGAAAGAGACTTACTAATGACGGGTCAAATAGAAGAGTTTTTAAATGCAGACGAAAGAGAAACATATTTTATTGTTGTAGGTTCACTTCACTTAGCTGGAAAAAATAGTATTGTCGACTTACTTGAAAATCGAGGTTATACAGTTGAACCTCATGCTGAATTCCGAACAAACTGA